The proteins below come from a single Streptomyces sp. B3I8 genomic window:
- the xylA gene encoding xylose isomerase: MNYQPTPEDRFTFGLWTVGWQGRDPFGDATRRALDPVESVQRLAELGAHGVTFHDDDLIPFGSSDTERESHIKRFRQALDATGMKVPMATTNLFTHPVFKDGAFTANDRDVRRYALRKTIRNIDLAAELGAKTYVAWGGREGAESGAAKDVRVALDRMKEAFDLLGEYVVSQGYDLRFAIEPKPNEPRGDILLPTVGHALAFIERLERPEMYGVNPEVGHEQMAGLNFPHGIAQALWAGKLFHIDLNGQSGIKYDQDLRFGAGDLRAAFWLVDLLESAGYDGPRHFDFKPPRTEDLDGVWASAAGCMRNYLILKERAAAFRADPEVQEALRASRLDELTQQTAADGLQALLADRTAFEEFDVDTAAARGMAFERLDQLAMDHLLGARG, encoded by the coding sequence ATGAACTACCAGCCCACCCCCGAGGACAGGTTCACCTTCGGCCTGTGGACCGTCGGCTGGCAGGGTCGGGACCCCTTCGGGGACGCGACCCGCCGCGCCCTGGACCCGGTCGAGTCCGTGCAGCGCCTCGCCGAGCTCGGTGCCCACGGAGTCACCTTCCACGACGACGACCTGATCCCCTTCGGGTCGAGCGACACCGAGCGCGAGTCCCACATCAAGCGCTTCCGGCAGGCCCTGGACGCCACCGGCATGAAGGTGCCGATGGCCACCACCAACCTCTTCACGCACCCCGTCTTCAAGGACGGCGCGTTCACCGCGAACGACCGGGATGTGCGCCGCTACGCGCTGCGCAAGACGATCCGCAACATCGACCTGGCGGCCGAGCTGGGTGCGAAGACCTACGTGGCATGGGGCGGCCGTGAGGGCGCCGAGTCGGGCGCCGCCAAGGACGTGCGTGTCGCACTCGACCGCATGAAGGAGGCGTTCGACCTCCTCGGCGAGTACGTCGTCTCCCAGGGCTACGACCTCCGCTTCGCCATCGAGCCCAAGCCCAACGAGCCCCGCGGCGACATCCTGCTGCCCACGGTCGGTCACGCCCTCGCGTTCATCGAGCGCCTGGAGCGCCCGGAGATGTACGGCGTCAACCCTGAGGTCGGTCACGAGCAGATGGCCGGCCTGAACTTCCCGCACGGCATCGCCCAGGCGCTGTGGGCGGGCAAGCTGTTCCACATCGACCTCAACGGTCAGTCCGGCATCAAGTACGACCAGGACCTGCGTTTCGGCGCCGGTGACCTGCGTGCCGCCTTCTGGCTGGTCGACCTCCTGGAGAGCGCCGGTTACGACGGCCCGCGGCACTTCGACTTCAAGCCGCCGCGGACCGAGGACCTCGACGGCGTGTGGGCGTCCGCCGCCGGCTGCATGCGCAACTACCTCATCCTCAAGGAGCGCGCGGCCGCCTTCCGCGCGGATCCGGAGGTCCAGGAGGCCCTGCGTGCCTCGCGGCTGGACGAGCTGACGCAGCAGACCGCGGCCGACGGTCTCCAGGCGCTGCTCGCCGACCGGACCGCCTTCGAGGAGTTCGACGTGGACACGGCCGCCGCCCGCGGCATGGCCTTCGAGCGGCTGGACCAGCTGGCCATGGACCACCTGCTGGGTGCGCGCGGCTGA
- the xylB gene encoding xylulokinase, translating into MSAAEGPLVVGVDTSTQSTKALVVDASTGRVIASGQAPHTVSSGAGRESDPRQWWDALGEALRQCGDTAREAAAVSIGGQQHGLVTLDARGEPVRPAMLWNDVRSAAQARRLVDELGGPKAWAERTGSVPGASFTVTKWAWLAEHEPEAAAATAAVRLPHDYLTERLTGEGTTDRGDASGTGWWASSTEDYDAEILARVGLDRTLLPRVVRPGEVAGTVRDGHDLPFAKGTLVACGTGDNAAAALGLGLRPGTPVLSLGTSGTVYAVSTRRPADPTGTVAGFADARGDWLPLACTLNCTLAVDRIAALLGLDREAVEPGTGVTLLPYLDGERTPALPHASGLLHGLRHDTTPGQLLQAAYDGAVHALLGALDLVLDEDADRDTPLLLIGGGARGAAWQQTVRRLSGRPVQVPEAKELVALGAAAQAAGLLTGEDPAAVARRWDTARGPVLESVERDEATMERITGVLSDAAALLEKESR; encoded by the coding sequence ATGTCAGCAGCCGAGGGTCCGCTCGTCGTCGGTGTGGACACATCCACCCAGTCCACCAAGGCGCTGGTCGTCGACGCGTCGACCGGGCGGGTGATCGCGAGCGGTCAGGCGCCGCACACCGTCTCGTCCGGGGCGGGCCGCGAGAGCGACCCGCGCCAGTGGTGGGACGCGCTGGGCGAGGCGCTGCGCCAGTGCGGTGACACGGCGCGCGAGGCGGCCGCGGTGTCGATCGGCGGCCAGCAGCACGGCCTGGTGACGCTCGACGCCCGGGGCGAGCCGGTGCGTCCGGCGATGCTGTGGAACGACGTCCGCTCGGCCGCCCAGGCACGCCGCCTGGTGGACGAGCTCGGCGGTCCCAAGGCGTGGGCGGAGCGCACCGGAAGCGTTCCGGGCGCCTCGTTCACGGTCACCAAGTGGGCCTGGCTCGCGGAGCACGAGCCGGAGGCGGCGGCCGCGACCGCGGCGGTGCGCCTGCCGCACGACTACCTCACCGAACGCCTCACGGGCGAGGGCACCACCGACCGTGGTGACGCCTCGGGCACGGGCTGGTGGGCGTCCTCGACGGAGGACTACGACGCGGAGATCCTCGCCCGCGTGGGGCTCGATCGGACGCTGCTGCCCCGCGTGGTCCGGCCCGGCGAGGTGGCCGGCACCGTGCGCGACGGCCACGACCTGCCGTTCGCCAAGGGCACTCTGGTAGCTTGCGGCACCGGCGACAACGCGGCGGCCGCACTGGGCCTCGGCCTGCGCCCCGGCACCCCCGTCCTGAGCCTGGGCACCTCGGGCACGGTGTACGCCGTCTCGACACGCCGCCCGGCCGATCCGACCGGCACGGTGGCGGGCTTCGCCGATGCCCGCGGTGACTGGCTGCCGCTGGCGTGCACGCTGAACTGCACCCTCGCCGTGGACCGGATCGCGGCCCTGCTCGGCCTGGACCGCGAGGCCGTCGAACCGGGCACCGGCGTCACCCTGCTGCCCTACCTGGACGGCGAGCGCACCCCCGCACTCCCCCACGCCTCCGGACTGCTGCACGGCCTGCGGCACGACACGACCCCCGGGCAGCTGCTCCAGGCGGCGTACGACGGCGCCGTCCACGCACTGCTGGGCGCCCTGGACCTGGTTCTGGACGAGGACGCGGACCGGGACACCCCCTTGCTCCTCATCGGCGGCGGCGCCCGGGGCGCGGCGTGGCAGCAGACGGTGCGCCGGCTGTCGGGCCGCCCGGTGCAGGTGCCCGAGGCGAAGGAACTGGTCGCGCTCGGCGCCGCCGCCCAGGCCGCCGGGCTGCTGACGGGCGAGGACCCGGCGGCCGTCGCGCGACGCTGGGACACCGCCCGGGGGCCCGTGCTGGAGTCCGTGGAACGGGACGAGGCGACGATGGAACGGATCACCGGGGTACTCTCCGACGCGGCCGCGTTGCTGGAGAAGGAGTCGCGCTGA
- a CDS encoding ROK family transcriptional regulator, which produces MTTPLHEAHPTSPGRRLPDTQAGMRRRNLARVMHTVGADGPLSRAAVASRIGLTRAAVSTLVDELIRSGLLEELGPERPGRVGRPGSALTVSGHGPAGIGAEIGVDHLAVCAVDLRGEVRARAIRHGTNRGRPAEPVLGELTALVRQVVADVEREGLWAAGLAVAVPGLVAPDARTVVRAPNLGWRELDLAPLLPAGLPLTVDNEANFGSLAELWLGEGTPRDFLHVSAEIGIGGAVVVDGRLLRGTRGFAGELGHVPVRPEGPACVCGGRGCLEQYAGEEAVLRAAGLEPREDRVGLLGERAAAGDADVRRALRGAGTALGIALTGAVNLLDPQAVVLGGALSGLAPWLLPALERELDRRTAGSACPVTVSRLGPQGPLLGAAHSVARAVLDDPAAVAERG; this is translated from the coding sequence ATGACCACACCGCTGCACGAGGCCCATCCGACCAGCCCCGGCCGTCGGCTGCCGGACACCCAGGCGGGCATGCGTCGGCGCAATCTGGCGCGCGTGATGCACACCGTCGGCGCGGACGGACCGCTGTCGCGCGCCGCTGTCGCCTCGCGCATCGGTCTGACCCGCGCGGCCGTGTCCACCCTGGTCGACGAGCTCATCCGGTCCGGGCTCCTGGAGGAACTGGGTCCGGAACGGCCCGGCAGGGTGGGGCGGCCGGGCTCGGCGCTGACGGTGAGCGGACACGGTCCGGCGGGCATCGGCGCGGAGATCGGCGTCGACCACCTCGCCGTGTGCGCGGTCGACCTGCGCGGCGAGGTGCGGGCCCGGGCGATACGGCACGGCACCAACCGCGGCCGTCCCGCCGAGCCCGTGCTCGGTGAACTGACCGCGCTGGTACGCCAGGTCGTCGCCGACGTCGAGCGGGAGGGCCTGTGGGCGGCGGGCCTCGCGGTCGCCGTGCCGGGCCTGGTCGCCCCCGACGCCCGTACCGTCGTCCGGGCCCCCAACCTGGGCTGGAGAGAGCTCGATCTCGCCCCGCTGCTTCCCGCCGGGCTACCACTGACCGTCGACAACGAGGCCAACTTCGGCAGTCTGGCGGAGCTCTGGCTCGGTGAGGGCACGCCCCGCGACTTCCTGCACGTGTCCGCCGAGATCGGCATCGGTGGCGCCGTCGTCGTGGACGGGCGGCTGCTACGAGGGACGCGGGGGTTCGCGGGGGAGCTGGGGCATGTCCCGGTCCGCCCCGAGGGGCCGGCCTGTGTCTGCGGTGGGCGCGGTTGTCTGGAGCAGTACGCCGGTGAGGAGGCGGTACTGCGCGCGGCCGGACTGGAGCCGCGGGAGGACCGGGTCGGGCTGCTGGGCGAGCGAGCCGCCGCGGGCGACGCCGACGTACGGCGGGCGCTGCGCGGGGCGGGCACGGCGCTCGGCATCGCGCTGACCGGCGCGGTCAACCTTCTCGACCCCCAGGCGGTCGTGCTGGGCGGGGCGCTGTCCGGTCTCGCGCCCTGGCTGCTGCCGGCGCTGGAACGGGAACTGGACCGCCGCACGGCCGGGTCCGCCTGCCCCGTGACCGTGTCCCGGCTCGGTCCGCAGGGGCCTCTGCTCGGGGCAGCGCACTCGGTGGCCCGGGCGGTCCTCGACGATCCGGCGGCCGTGGCGGAACGCGGGTGA
- a CDS encoding N-acetylmuramoyl-L-alanine amidase, which translates to MERGFSPLHRRLLLKSAVLAAVTHPLLPTSSAGARTRTVDYPNAEWAAASSSNYTASSRPASYPVDHVVIHVTQETYADTLKIFQDPKKQVSAHYVVRSADGHVAQCVREHDIAWHAGNWDYNTRSIGIEHEGWVDQPAYFTDALYEESAGLTAALCDTYDIPKDRSHILGHAEVPGTDHTDPGSHWDWTRYIRLVNNA; encoded by the coding sequence ATGGAACGAGGCTTCTCCCCCCTCCACAGGCGACTGTTACTGAAGAGCGCCGTGCTCGCCGCCGTCACCCACCCGCTGCTCCCCACGTCGTCGGCGGGCGCGCGAACCCGCACGGTCGACTACCCGAACGCCGAATGGGCGGCCGCGAGCAGCTCCAACTACACCGCTTCCAGCCGCCCGGCGAGCTACCCGGTCGATCACGTCGTCATCCATGTCACCCAGGAGACCTACGCCGACACCCTGAAGATCTTTCAGGATCCGAAGAAGCAGGTCTCCGCGCACTACGTCGTGCGGTCGGCCGACGGGCACGTGGCGCAGTGCGTAAGGGAGCACGACATCGCCTGGCACGCGGGGAACTGGGACTACAACACCCGCAGCATCGGCATCGAGCACGAAGGCTGGGTGGACCAGCCGGCGTACTTCACCGACGCACTGTACGAGGAGTCTGCCGGACTCACGGCCGCGCTGTGCGACACCTACGACATCCCCAAGGACCGTTCCCACATCCTCGGGCATGCCGAGGTGCCGGGCACGGACCACACCGATCCCGGATCCCACTGGGACTGGACGCGCTACATAAGACTCGTCAACAACGCCTGA
- a CDS encoding GAF domain-containing protein: protein MTDPWVALEPGADPVARVRALRQAHDTFTRAGTVPRPVRSVVADSWRRSARAGVGPDGTADVELSGTDLGAYRAEHPLATVMPLFRELLGSFAADGEHLLAVCDAQGRLLWVEGHPATRRQADRMNFVPGARWAESAVGTNAPGTAVAVDRPVQVFAAEHFSRRVQPWTCAAAPVHDPRTGRVLGAVDITGGNGLAHPHSLGFVQAVARAAESQLSLLRPPGPAADTVELSALGRDEARLRIRGRTLRLSRRHSEIVVLLARHPEGLSGDELLCALYEDESVTPVTLRAELARLRRILGPDLLASRPYRLTAAIESDVTVVERRLETGAVAGAVLAYVGPLLPASQAPAVVRLRRLLADGLRAALLARRDPDLLAGWAHAAWGEDDLEVWRALATLRPTPTVRVHLHRLETELAAPGGGGDVRVG from the coding sequence TTGACCGATCCCTGGGTGGCCCTGGAACCGGGTGCCGACCCCGTCGCGCGGGTCCGGGCCCTGCGGCAGGCCCATGACACGTTCACGCGGGCCGGCACGGTGCCGCGGCCGGTGCGGTCCGTGGTCGCCGACTCGTGGCGGCGCTCGGCACGGGCCGGGGTGGGGCCGGACGGCACAGCGGACGTGGAACTGTCCGGGACGGACCTCGGCGCCTACCGGGCGGAACATCCACTGGCAACGGTGATGCCCCTCTTCCGGGAACTGCTGGGTTCGTTCGCGGCGGACGGCGAACACCTCCTGGCGGTGTGCGACGCGCAGGGCAGACTGCTGTGGGTGGAAGGGCATCCGGCGACCCGGCGGCAGGCGGACCGGATGAACTTCGTCCCGGGCGCCCGCTGGGCGGAAAGCGCCGTCGGCACCAACGCGCCGGGAACGGCGGTGGCCGTCGACCGGCCGGTGCAGGTCTTCGCGGCCGAGCACTTCAGCCGTCGGGTGCAGCCGTGGACGTGCGCGGCGGCGCCGGTGCACGATCCACGGACGGGACGGGTGCTCGGCGCCGTCGACATCACCGGCGGAAACGGACTGGCGCATCCGCACAGTCTGGGCTTCGTACAGGCCGTGGCCCGGGCCGCTGAGTCGCAACTGTCGCTGCTCCGACCGCCGGGACCCGCCGCGGACACGGTCGAGCTGTCGGCGCTGGGCCGGGACGAGGCGCGGTTGCGGATACGCGGACGGACGCTGCGGCTCAGTCGTCGGCACAGCGAGATCGTCGTCCTGCTGGCCCGTCATCCGGAGGGGCTGAGCGGGGACGAGTTGCTGTGCGCCCTGTACGAGGACGAGTCGGTGACCCCGGTGACGCTGCGTGCCGAACTGGCCCGGCTGCGCCGGATCCTCGGGCCGGACCTGCTGGCCTCACGGCCGTACCGGCTGACGGCGGCGATCGAGTCCGACGTCACCGTCGTGGAACGTCGGCTGGAGACCGGTGCGGTGGCCGGCGCGGTCCTCGCCTACGTCGGTCCACTGCTGCCCGCCTCGCAGGCACCGGCGGTGGTACGGCTGCGGCGGCTGCTTGCCGACGGGCTGCGTGCGGCACTGCTGGCCCGACGCGATCCGGACCTGCTCGCCGGCTGGGCACACGCCGCGTGGGGCGAGGACGACCTGGAGGTGTGGCGCGCGCTGGCGACGCTGCGCCCTACGCCGACGGTCCGCGTCCATCTCCACCGGTTGGAGACGGAACTGGCGGCACCGGGGGGTGGGGGCGACGTGAGGGTGGGGTGA
- a CDS encoding aldehyde dehydrogenase family protein — protein sequence MTRYSAPGTEGAVVSYQGRYDHFIGGEYVPPARGQYFENPSPVNGQPFTEIARGTAEDVERALDAAHAAAPAWGRTSVTDRSDVLLRIADRMEANLERLAVAESWENGKPVRETLAADIPLAIDHFRYFAGAIRAQEGSLGEIDDDTVAYHFHEPLGVVAQIIPWNFPILMATWKLAPALAAGNTVVLKPAEQTPASIHYWLSLVSDLLPPGVVNVVNGFGVEAGKPLASSPRVAKVAFTGETTTGRLIMQYASENITPVTLELGGKSPNVFFDDVSSARDDFLDKALEGFTMFALNQGEVCTCPSRALVQRGHYAEFMEAAVARTERITTGHPLDTDTMIGAQASNDQLEKILSYLDIGRQEGARVLTGGERIQYEGELKGGYYVQPTIFEGDNRMRIFQEEIFGPVVSVTSFDDFDDAVKIANDTLYGLGAGVWTRDVNTAYRAGRAIQAGRVWTNCYHTYPAHAAFGGYKGSGIGRETHKMMLEHYQQTKNLLVSYSPKRLGFF from the coding sequence ATGACCCGTTATTCAGCGCCGGGGACCGAGGGCGCGGTTGTCTCCTACCAGGGGCGCTACGACCACTTCATCGGCGGTGAGTACGTGCCGCCCGCCCGGGGGCAGTATTTCGAGAACCCGAGCCCGGTGAACGGGCAGCCGTTCACGGAGATCGCAAGGGGCACCGCCGAGGACGTCGAGCGCGCGCTGGACGCCGCGCATGCCGCGGCCCCCGCCTGGGGTCGCACGTCGGTGACCGATCGCTCCGATGTTCTCCTGCGCATCGCCGACCGGATGGAGGCGAACCTGGAGCGGTTGGCGGTCGCGGAGAGCTGGGAGAACGGCAAGCCGGTGCGGGAGACGCTGGCCGCGGACATTCCGCTGGCCATCGACCACTTCCGCTACTTCGCGGGCGCGATCCGGGCGCAGGAGGGTTCGCTCGGGGAGATCGACGACGACACGGTGGCGTACCACTTCCACGAGCCGCTGGGCGTGGTCGCTCAGATCATCCCGTGGAACTTCCCGATCCTGATGGCGACCTGGAAGCTCGCCCCGGCGCTGGCCGCGGGCAACACGGTGGTGCTGAAACCCGCGGAGCAGACCCCGGCGTCGATCCACTACTGGCTGAGTCTGGTCTCCGACCTGCTGCCGCCGGGTGTGGTGAACGTCGTGAACGGTTTCGGGGTCGAGGCGGGCAAGCCGCTGGCGTCCAGTCCGCGGGTGGCGAAGGTGGCGTTCACGGGGGAGACGACCACTGGCCGGCTGATCATGCAGTACGCGTCGGAGAACATCACACCCGTCACGCTCGAACTGGGCGGCAAGTCGCCGAACGTCTTCTTCGACGACGTGTCGTCCGCGCGTGACGACTTCCTCGACAAGGCGCTCGAGGGCTTCACCATGTTCGCTCTCAATCAGGGCGAGGTGTGTACGTGCCCCTCGCGCGCGCTGGTGCAGCGGGGCCACTACGCCGAGTTCATGGAGGCGGCGGTGGCGCGTACCGAGCGGATCACCACGGGGCATCCGCTGGACACCGACACCATGATCGGAGCACAGGCGTCCAACGATCAGTTGGAGAAGATCCTCTCCTACCTGGACATCGGCCGTCAGGAGGGGGCCCGCGTCCTGACCGGGGGCGAACGCATTCAGTATGAGGGCGAGTTGAAGGGCGGCTACTACGTCCAGCCGACGATCTTCGAGGGCGACAATCGGATGCGGATCTTCCAGGAGGAGATCTTCGGACCGGTGGTGTCGGTGACGTCGTTCGACGACTTCGACGACGCTGTCAAGATCGCCAACGACACCCTGTACGGGCTGGGCGCGGGCGTGTGGACCCGGGACGTCAACACGGCATACCGGGCGGGTCGCGCGATCCAGGCGGGACGTGTGTGGACCAACTGCTACCACACGTATCCGGCGCACGCGGCGTTCGGCGGCTACAAGGGTTCCGGCATCGGTCGCGAGACGCACAAGATGATGCTGGAGCACTACCAGCAGACGAAGAACCTCCTCGTGTCGTACTCGCCGAAGAGGCTGGGCTTCTTCTGA
- a CDS encoding restriction endonuclease — protein sequence MFDEDGSLDPLLKFLLYVVLALAVGKMLWEWLTEDVGQWITVDVWGLIDDHPWWTGLFVVGGLFMLLLLGGILSFLFGAYARTCADDRFAAPAPAPAGDAIEADALTFRMKQLAAMSATGFEQACTDLLARDGFRRPERVGGAGDLGADVTARDDDDRLLIVQCKQYRSPVGSGHVQKFNGTARPHHGADLPIMIALNGFTQPAIDFARHHQLILMGRPELKRWAHGEHLYDVLGIRSATH from the coding sequence GTGTTCGACGAGGACGGGTCGCTCGACCCGCTGCTGAAGTTCCTGCTCTACGTGGTCCTCGCGCTGGCCGTCGGCAAGATGCTCTGGGAGTGGCTCACCGAGGACGTCGGTCAGTGGATCACCGTGGATGTGTGGGGGCTGATAGACGATCACCCGTGGTGGACCGGGCTCTTCGTGGTCGGCGGACTGTTCATGCTGCTCCTGCTCGGCGGAATCCTGTCTTTCCTGTTCGGTGCCTACGCCCGCACCTGCGCGGACGACAGGTTCGCCGCTCCCGCTCCCGCTCCCGCTGGCGATGCGATCGAAGCGGATGCGCTGACCTTCAGGATGAAGCAGCTTGCGGCGATGAGCGCGACGGGTTTCGAGCAGGCGTGCACTGATCTCCTGGCCCGTGACGGATTCCGGCGTCCCGAGCGGGTCGGCGGCGCCGGTGACCTCGGAGCGGACGTCACTGCCCGCGATGACGATGACCGCCTCCTGATCGTGCAGTGCAAGCAGTATCGGAGCCCAGTCGGATCAGGTCACGTGCAGAAGTTCAACGGGACAGCCCGCCCGCACCACGGAGCCGACCTCCCGATCATGATCGCGCTCAACGGTTTCACACAGCCGGCGATCGACTTCGCCCGGCATCACCAGCTCATCCTCATGGGCCGCCCGGAACTGAAACGATGGGCCCACGGAGAGCACCTCTACGACGTCCTCGGCATCCGGAGCGCGACACACTGA
- a CDS encoding restriction endonuclease, protein MGGMRLRCPRGAAELVAAAVVALAVLVLLARTAAMAVGTLKAAWPVLPALALLTGAVAAWRIRQATTMRRRKRERLATLRITLAEFDTMDDRRFEYALRDLLVRDGWPARRVGGAGDQAADVIGDRPQRGRIVVQAKHTRVGGKVGSAVMYAVKGTAGPVHRADHAVVVTNGAFTRDAMAWGDRHGVHWIDREKLRRWAEDGAALHELLGLAARSRPSRFRRAA, encoded by the coding sequence ATGGGAGGCATGCGTCTGAGGTGCCCTCGCGGAGCCGCGGAACTGGTCGCAGCGGCTGTGGTCGCCCTGGCTGTGCTCGTCCTGCTGGCGCGGACGGCGGCCATGGCGGTCGGCACACTGAAGGCGGCCTGGCCTGTTCTGCCGGCTCTCGCCCTGCTCACGGGAGCCGTCGCCGCGTGGCGGATCAGGCAGGCGACCACGATGCGGCGTCGGAAGAGGGAACGGCTGGCCACTCTGCGGATCACGCTTGCGGAGTTCGACACCATGGACGACCGCCGCTTCGAGTACGCCCTGCGGGATCTGCTGGTCCGCGACGGCTGGCCGGCCCGCAGAGTGGGTGGCGCCGGCGACCAGGCCGCCGACGTCATCGGTGACCGTCCGCAGCGCGGCCGGATCGTGGTGCAGGCCAAGCACACCCGCGTGGGCGGGAAAGTGGGCTCAGCTGTGATGTACGCGGTGAAGGGGACGGCCGGGCCGGTCCACAGAGCCGATCACGCTGTCGTCGTCACCAACGGGGCGTTCACCCGCGATGCCATGGCATGGGGTGACCGGCACGGCGTCCACTGGATCGACCGGGAAAAGCTTCGGCGCTGGGCCGAGGACGGTGCCGCTCTGCACGAACTCCTCGGACTGGCGGCGCGCTCCCGCCCGAGCCGATTCAGGCGTGCGGCATGA
- a CDS encoding DEAD/DEAH box helicase, with amino-acid sequence MSESTRADVRPQDEAPEVSEASASEAPEAAEAASTVPAVASFAGLGLPPEVLRVLDDHGMTVPFPIQAAALPDALAGRDVLGRGRTGSGKTLAFGLGMLARTAGRRAQPKEALGLVLVPTRELAQQVGEALTPYAEALRLRLVTVVGGVSVGRQAAALRDGAEIVVATPGRLHDLVERKGCRLGRVGIAVVDEADRMCDLGFLPQVTGILDQVRTDGQRMLFSATLDRDVDQLVRAYLRDPAVHSVDPSSSAVAAIEHHVFVVHGPDRYAVTTEIAARDGRVLLFLDTKHGVDQLTRHLRANGVAAAALHSGKSQPQRTATLARFKNGQITSLVATNVAARGLHVEDLDLVVNVDPATDPKDYLHRAGRTARAGRSGTVVTLVLPGQRREASQVMADADVTPKVTKVRSGEAELSRITGARTPSGKPLDRAAAASSPKNHNIPFRGLGSAKGPENGSAGGRPSRKNDEARKLAEARKAARVRRGG; translated from the coding sequence GTGAGCGAATCAACACGTGCCGACGTTCGGCCCCAGGACGAAGCGCCCGAGGTGTCGGAGGCGTCCGCGTCCGAGGCGCCGGAAGCGGCGGAGGCCGCTTCCACGGTGCCCGCCGTGGCGTCCTTCGCGGGGCTGGGGCTGCCGCCCGAGGTCCTGCGGGTGCTCGACGACCACGGTATGACCGTCCCCTTCCCCATCCAGGCCGCGGCACTGCCGGACGCGCTCGCGGGACGGGACGTCCTGGGCCGCGGCCGCACCGGATCCGGCAAGACGCTCGCCTTCGGCCTGGGGATGCTCGCCCGGACGGCCGGGCGGCGCGCACAGCCCAAGGAGGCGCTGGGGCTCGTGCTGGTGCCCACCAGAGAACTCGCGCAGCAGGTCGGCGAGGCACTCACCCCGTATGCCGAGGCGCTGCGGCTGCGGCTCGTGACCGTCGTCGGGGGAGTCTCCGTCGGACGGCAGGCCGCCGCACTGCGGGACGGCGCCGAGATCGTCGTCGCCACCCCCGGCCGGCTGCACGACCTCGTCGAGCGCAAGGGCTGCCGACTGGGACGCGTGGGCATCGCGGTCGTGGACGAGGCCGACCGGATGTGCGACCTGGGATTCCTGCCCCAGGTCACCGGCATCCTGGACCAGGTGCGCACCGACGGGCAGCGGATGCTGTTCTCCGCGACCCTCGACCGTGACGTCGACCAACTGGTGCGGGCCTATCTGCGCGACCCCGCCGTCCACTCCGTCGACCCCTCGTCGAGCGCGGTCGCCGCGATCGAGCACCACGTCTTCGTCGTGCACGGCCCGGACCGATACGCCGTGACCACGGAGATCGCCGCCCGCGACGGCCGCGTCCTGCTGTTCCTCGACACCAAGCACGGCGTCGACCAGCTCACACGGCACCTACGGGCCAACGGCGTGGCCGCCGCCGCACTGCACAGCGGGAAATCCCAGCCACAGCGCACCGCGACCCTGGCCCGCTTCAAGAACGGGCAGATCACCTCCCTCGTCGCGACGAACGTCGCCGCCCGCGGCCTGCACGTCGAGGACCTCGACCTCGTGGTCAACGTCGACCCGGCCACCGACCCGAAGGACTACCTGCACCGCGCGGGCCGCACGGCACGGGCCGGCCGCTCCGGCACCGTCGTGACCCTCGTCCTTCCGGGGCAGCGCCGCGAGGCGAGCCAGGTCATGGCGGACGCCGATGTCACCCCCAAGGTCACCAAGGTGCGCTCCGGTGAAGCGGAGCTGAGCCGGATCACCGGCGCCAGGACCCCCTCCGGGAAACCTCTCGACCGCGCGGCGGCCGCGTCGAGTCCCAAGAACCACAACATCCCCTTCCGCGGCCTGGGCAGCGCCAAGGGCCCCGAGAACGGCTCGGCCGGCGGCAGGCCGTCCCGCAAGAACGACGAGGCCCGCAAACTCGCTGAGGCCCGCAAGGCGGCTCGGGTGCGACGCGGCGGCTGA